The Erythrobacter aurantius genome includes a window with the following:
- a CDS encoding TetR/AcrR family transcriptional regulator, protein MTAKAKTKATKRRVGRPPASEKGDRRNALLDSAISLFSEKGFSSVELREIAAEAGVTVGLIRHYYGTKDDLIDAAVAQVTARLQQVFEKILSGLEADSAEDFIDGLNERTGKFLLPEYKLLFFLKHMVIELPDKSAPVFKTYFDLFQSELNGLEAIGKINPMVNKVWLSFMLMFVQLGPVFLSRQIEDILGKSVSDPNAAMQRAANNAFILKYGLVERD, encoded by the coding sequence ATGACCGCGAAGGCAAAGACGAAAGCGACAAAAAGACGCGTAGGGCGCCCTCCCGCTTCCGAGAAGGGCGATCGCCGCAACGCTCTGCTGGATTCCGCGATCAGCCTGTTCTCTGAAAAAGGCTTCTCGTCTGTCGAACTGCGCGAGATCGCTGCCGAAGCTGGCGTAACGGTCGGCCTCATTCGCCATTACTATGGCACCAAAGATGACCTGATCGATGCGGCGGTCGCACAGGTCACCGCGCGGCTGCAGCAAGTTTTCGAAAAGATCCTGTCAGGTCTCGAGGCGGACAGTGCCGAAGATTTCATTGATGGCCTGAACGAGCGCACCGGCAAATTCCTGCTGCCAGAATACAAGCTCCTGTTCTTTCTCAAGCACATGGTGATTGAACTGCCAGACAAGTCTGCTCCGGTTTTCAAAACCTATTTCGACCTGTTCCAGTCTGAACTCAACGGGCTGGAAGCGATCGGCAAGATCAACCCGATGGTCAACAAGGTTTGGCTTTCGTTCATGCTGATGTTCGTGCAGCTGGGGCCGGTATTCCTTTCGCGCCAGATCGAGGACATTCTTGGCAAGTCGGTGAGTGATCCGAATGCCGCAATGCAGCGCGCCGCCAACAATGCCTTCATCCTAAAATACGGATTGGTTGAGCGCGACTGA
- a CDS encoding FAD-dependent oxidoreductase, which produces MSKPRFIVVGGGLIGVTTLYELVSRGYDAALFEAEEDLALGASFANGGMLTPSMPDPWNGPGVARHLFASLFDPRSSMKLHLSQVPSLFSWGLKFLAGSGRARHEAATLANYRLCARSLDRTRALTKELGLEFDQSDRGTLKVFESEAAMAGPLALAQRLAQEELRFEKLDAAATVAREPLLAPIADRIAGALYFPDDGVGDARKFVLALAEKARELGAAINLGARVNDLILREGRICGIVQDGKEHLGEVVLCTGVWSPELAAQLGQSIPVKPAKGYSLSVDARALGNRMPRVPVIDDAMHAAVVPLGDRLRFVGTAEFAGFNQEIDQVRIDNLISLFERLYPDLEGSIDLSDAKPWTGLRPMSASGQPIIRQSAKEGLWLNCGHGHLGWTMACGSAEQIVDLIYEKAYRP; this is translated from the coding sequence ATGAGCAAGCCTCGTTTCATTGTCGTCGGTGGTGGCCTGATCGGTGTGACCACACTCTACGAATTGGTTTCGCGCGGATATGATGCGGCCCTGTTCGAGGCCGAGGAAGATTTGGCTCTGGGCGCAAGCTTCGCCAATGGCGGGATGCTGACACCGTCTATGCCTGATCCTTGGAATGGACCGGGGGTTGCACGACATCTGTTTGCTTCTCTGTTCGATCCACGATCCTCGATGAAGCTGCATCTTTCCCAGGTCCCTTCGCTTTTCAGCTGGGGGCTGAAATTTCTCGCCGGGTCCGGCCGCGCTCGGCATGAAGCTGCTACACTGGCGAACTATCGCCTTTGCGCACGCTCACTTGACCGGACACGCGCGCTTACCAAAGAGCTGGGGCTGGAATTCGACCAGTCTGATCGCGGGACCCTGAAAGTCTTTGAAAGCGAAGCAGCTATGGCTGGTCCATTGGCGCTCGCCCAACGACTGGCGCAAGAAGAGCTTCGGTTTGAAAAGCTCGATGCCGCGGCGACCGTTGCAAGGGAACCTCTGCTGGCGCCGATTGCGGACCGCATTGCCGGCGCGCTGTATTTTCCCGATGATGGGGTTGGAGATGCGCGCAAGTTCGTGCTCGCCTTGGCTGAGAAAGCAAGGGAGCTTGGCGCCGCGATCAATCTTGGCGCGCGCGTGAATGATCTCATCCTGCGCGAAGGCCGTATCTGCGGTATTGTGCAGGACGGTAAAGAGCATCTTGGAGAGGTGGTTCTGTGCACTGGCGTATGGAGCCCCGAACTAGCCGCGCAGCTTGGCCAGTCGATACCTGTCAAACCGGCCAAAGGCTACAGCCTGTCGGTAGACGCCCGCGCACTCGGCAATCGCATGCCGCGCGTGCCTGTCATCGATGATGCGATGCATGCCGCCGTCGTTCCGCTGGGAGACCGCCTCCGATTTGTTGGCACCGCCGAGTTCGCGGGATTCAACCAAGAAATTGATCAGGTGCGGATCGACAACCTCATTTCCCTATTTGAGCGGCTTTATCCTGACCTTGAAGGCAGTATCGATCTATCGGACGCCAAGCCGTGGACCGGGCTTCGTCCAATGAGCGCGAGCGGTCAGCCGATTATACGGCAGTCTGCCAAAGAGGGCCTTTGGCTAAATTGCGGGCACGGCCATTTGGGTTGGACGATGGCATGCGGATCTGCCGAGCAAATTGTAGATCTGATCTATGAGAAAGCTTACCGTCCGTAA
- a CDS encoding spinster family MFS transporter, translated as MTGMAETQGGDQGGAVSNRWYVLILLALVYTLSNLDRYLLGIVLPYIKAEMVLSDTLLGLLSGAAFAIFYATLGLPIARLADRYSRKLIITVSLAIFSVMTVLCGLASSFAMLFIARIGVGIGEAGTSPASYSIISDCFEKERRATAMGIMSLGSNVGLLLGFVAGGIIAANYGWRWAFIVAGIPGIILTLVMHFTMKEPPRGAMDEASLAPDTKQVSTLEAIRTLMAVPSYRHLVCGMALVLFAATGMLAWLPSLLDRSFGLGPDKSGLPIALIIITAGVVGTLFIGGMLADRLGKNDQRWVPRIAAIGALVMAGGAIGVAFAPSLGWLWTAYCFVAVGATTFLAPSLSLSQLLAPVKLRATSGALALMIANLFGLGLGAPFIGLASDLLELRFATESLSMAFLLVPVAGSWAAFHYWRCAQLLPHSLSSQKDDALA; from the coding sequence ATGACGGGGATGGCAGAGACGCAGGGCGGCGATCAGGGCGGTGCAGTCAGCAATCGCTGGTATGTCTTGATCCTGCTTGCTCTGGTCTACACGCTCAGCAATCTCGACCGCTATCTGCTTGGGATCGTACTTCCCTACATCAAGGCCGAGATGGTGCTAAGCGACACGCTGCTTGGACTGTTATCAGGGGCAGCCTTTGCAATCTTCTATGCGACGCTCGGACTGCCGATCGCCCGGTTGGCTGACCGTTATAGCCGCAAGCTCATCATCACGGTTTCGCTGGCTATCTTTAGCGTGATGACTGTGCTTTGCGGGCTGGCTTCAAGCTTTGCCATGCTGTTTATCGCGCGGATCGGGGTCGGTATCGGCGAAGCCGGAACCAGCCCCGCTTCCTATTCGATCATCTCCGATTGCTTCGAGAAGGAACGCCGCGCCACCGCGATGGGTATCATGTCTCTGGGCAGCAATGTCGGCCTGCTACTGGGCTTTGTCGCTGGCGGGATCATCGCCGCTAATTATGGTTGGCGCTGGGCATTCATCGTTGCCGGGATCCCCGGGATTATCCTCACGCTGGTCATGCATTTCACCATGAAAGAGCCGCCTCGCGGTGCGATGGATGAAGCAAGTCTAGCGCCAGATACCAAGCAGGTTTCGACACTTGAAGCGATTCGAACGCTGATGGCAGTTCCAAGCTATCGTCATCTCGTTTGCGGGATGGCTCTCGTCCTGTTTGCCGCAACCGGCATGCTCGCCTGGTTGCCCTCGCTGTTGGACCGCTCATTCGGGTTAGGGCCAGACAAATCGGGTCTGCCTATTGCCCTTATCATTATAACTGCGGGTGTAGTTGGCACGCTGTTCATTGGCGGGATGCTGGCCGACAGGCTCGGCAAGAACGACCAGCGTTGGGTCCCACGCATTGCCGCAATCGGTGCGCTTGTCATGGCAGGTGGCGCAATCGGGGTTGCTTTCGCCCCCAGTCTGGGCTGGCTTTGGACCGCCTATTGTTTTGTCGCCGTCGGAGCGACCACTTTCCTTGCGCCATCGCTATCGCTCAGCCAACTGCTTGCGCCCGTCAAATTGCGCGCGACCAGTGGCGCATTAGCCCTGATGATCGCCAATCTGTTCGGGCTTGGCCTTGGCGCACCCTTTATCGGCCTGGCGAGCGATCTTTTGGAACTTAGGTTCGCAACCGAGAGCCTTTCCATGGCCTTCCTTCTGGTTCCGGTCGCCGGAAGCTGGGCCGCATTTCACTACTGGCGCTGCGCGCAATTGCTGCCGCATTCGCTCTCGTCGCAAAAGGATGACGCACTCGCATGA
- a CDS encoding TonB-dependent receptor, whose amino-acid sequence MQNRRLKGQILRFSSVFPFVAGAMLSQPALAQEAEEDAESAGNVIIVTAQKRAQDVQDVPLAISVTTGEDLERLQVQNIDNLQYSTPSLVVAGADPTRKSFGIRGISDRSRNAGFDNRIGVYVDGVWVGRSAASNQGVLDVASIEILRGPQGTLFGKNTVAGAINIITERPEDGYFGYVEGELGNYDLQRIRGTLNLGFSDAAAARVSGAYTKRDGFTQNISNGLDYDNRDEYNLRGQLQFETGSTTIYIAGDTSSYDFRATAGGERIGDPLAPADRVIAIDDEQNVAIEYSGISAQIDHEFGNGGTLTSISAYRTSDFFASSDEDYSPVTLAGTSRVEEDTKHFSQEIRYASPDNGTFDYVLGLFYLDQEIDGGGSAFVFARAINPAAPPVFVNVDQDAIVSSQTFAAFAHANYRFSEQLQLTFGARLTHEEKDIDFTISDTSGLFTNGTLVDDRSATDFSPTVSLNYFASDDVMIYGRYARGFKSGGWNADFVPSISDIEFEDESVDAFEIGLKSLLFDGRLRFNAAAYLSKHSDFQVFSFRQLSNGGTALSATNAGELTSKGFEIEADLDAADWLDIFVNYGFNDATFDSFANGGGPGVDFDGNRPSEAPKHNLNIGFATNFDLGFASLIAQADYNYRDSFFSNPNNDPVNLNAALETVNLRAGLDFGNVTVFGWMRNAFDTTEQIFNSRSFLGIPRAQFNDPQTYGVTVKVEFGK is encoded by the coding sequence ATGCAAAACCGGCGTCTAAAGGGCCAGATTCTGAGATTTTCATCTGTTTTTCCGTTTGTTGCCGGGGCCATGCTGTCTCAGCCAGCGCTTGCTCAAGAGGCAGAAGAGGATGCAGAATCAGCTGGAAACGTAATTATCGTCACTGCACAAAAACGTGCGCAAGATGTTCAGGATGTCCCTCTGGCCATATCCGTGACGACCGGCGAAGATCTTGAGCGGCTGCAGGTTCAGAACATCGACAACCTGCAATATTCGACCCCTTCACTTGTCGTGGCCGGGGCCGACCCAACTCGCAAGAGCTTCGGCATTCGTGGGATCTCGGACCGTTCGCGCAACGCCGGTTTCGACAATCGTATCGGCGTCTATGTCGACGGCGTTTGGGTCGGTCGTTCGGCAGCATCGAACCAAGGTGTGCTGGACGTTGCATCGATCGAAATTCTGCGCGGCCCGCAGGGAACCCTGTTCGGGAAGAACACGGTTGCAGGGGCGATCAATATCATCACCGAACGCCCCGAAGACGGATATTTCGGTTATGTCGAAGGGGAGCTTGGCAATTACGATCTTCAACGTATCCGGGGGACGCTCAATCTGGGCTTTTCCGATGCGGCTGCTGCGCGTGTGTCCGGCGCATATACAAAGCGCGACGGCTTTACGCAGAACATTTCGAACGGCCTGGATTACGACAATCGGGACGAATACAACCTGCGCGGTCAGCTTCAGTTCGAGACGGGAAGCACGACGATCTATATCGCGGGCGATACGTCTTCATATGATTTCCGAGCGACCGCAGGCGGGGAGCGTATCGGTGATCCTCTGGCCCCTGCGGACAGGGTCATTGCCATCGATGACGAGCAAAACGTGGCTATCGAGTATAGCGGGATTTCCGCGCAAATCGATCACGAGTTCGGCAATGGCGGTACATTGACGTCGATCTCGGCATACCGGACGAGCGACTTCTTCGCTTCCTCTGACGAGGATTACTCACCCGTGACGCTTGCCGGGACATCGCGGGTCGAGGAGGATACGAAGCACTTCTCGCAAGAGATCCGATATGCCTCTCCTGACAATGGCACCTTCGACTATGTCCTTGGCCTCTTCTATCTTGACCAAGAGATCGATGGCGGTGGCTCAGCGTTCGTGTTCGCCCGGGCGATAAATCCTGCCGCACCACCAGTGTTTGTGAATGTCGACCAGGATGCGATCGTGTCCTCGCAGACATTCGCGGCTTTCGCGCACGCAAACTACCGCTTTTCCGAGCAGTTGCAGCTGACATTCGGCGCCCGCCTCACTCACGAAGAGAAGGACATCGATTTCACGATCTCCGACACCAGCGGCCTGTTTACCAATGGCACGCTTGTGGATGACAGGTCGGCCACGGATTTCTCGCCAACCGTAAGTCTCAACTACTTCGCGTCGGACGATGTGATGATTTACGGTCGGTATGCGCGGGGCTTCAAGAGCGGAGGCTGGAACGCCGATTTCGTTCCTTCGATCTCCGATATCGAGTTCGAAGACGAAAGCGTCGATGCGTTTGAGATCGGACTGAAGAGCCTTTTGTTTGATGGTCGGTTGCGCTTCAATGCCGCAGCATATCTATCCAAACACAGCGATTTTCAGGTCTTCAGCTTCCGTCAGCTATCGAACGGCGGCACGGCGTTGTCTGCAACGAATGCCGGTGAACTGACGAGCAAGGGCTTTGAGATCGAAGCTGATCTTGATGCGGCTGACTGGCTCGATATCTTCGTCAATTATGGCTTCAATGATGCGACATTCGACAGTTTTGCCAATGGTGGCGGCCCTGGTGTTGATTTTGACGGTAACCGCCCATCAGAGGCACCGAAGCACAACCTCAACATTGGCTTTGCCACCAATTTCGACCTTGGCTTTGCATCATTGATCGCCCAGGCGGACTACAACTACCGCGACTCATTTTTCTCCAATCCGAACAATGATCCGGTAAACCTCAACGCAGCACTGGAAACAGTGAACCTTAGGGCGGGTCTCGATTTCGGGAATGTCACGGTCTTTGGCTGGATGCGGAACGCGTTCGACACGACCGAGCAGATTTTTAACAGTCGCTCGTTCCTCGGCATCCCTCGCGCTCAGTTCAACGACCCGCAGACATACGGCGTGACCGTCAAGGTTGAGTTCGGCAAGTAA
- a CDS encoding ornithine cyclodeaminase family protein, with the protein MNSLPLITADEVRARLTQKACIPLVRDAMIALSAGKTRQALRQIVDLGGGNAFGSMPGAIDGLCHGAKLISVFPGNVAAGGKAHEGVIVLFDPENGKATCAVDAGEVTAIRTAAASAVATDALARKDASTVTILGTGEQGWQHALAMNEVRDLKAITLWGRDIGKAQDLAARIAEAIGIETHACPSVAEACAAADIICTTTASPEPVLLLDHVTRGVHINAVGSSRAGPTEIDPCLIPVSLFVPDHREGVIAQGSEYLDAVELGIADERNIGPEIGEILAGRATSRTSAEQITIYKSLGSIVQDIAATEWLAR; encoded by the coding sequence ATGAACAGCTTGCCCTTGATTACCGCTGATGAAGTTCGCGCGCGTCTAACGCAAAAGGCCTGCATCCCTCTCGTTCGCGACGCGATGATTGCGTTAAGCGCTGGCAAAACCCGTCAGGCCTTGCGTCAGATCGTCGACTTGGGAGGAGGCAATGCTTTTGGCAGCATGCCGGGCGCCATCGACGGCCTGTGCCATGGCGCCAAGCTCATCAGCGTCTTCCCCGGCAATGTTGCAGCAGGAGGCAAGGCCCACGAAGGCGTGATCGTTCTTTTTGATCCTGAGAACGGCAAAGCGACCTGCGCCGTTGATGCAGGTGAGGTAACCGCAATCCGAACCGCAGCAGCCTCTGCGGTCGCAACCGATGCTCTTGCGCGAAAGGATGCCAGCACCGTGACCATCCTCGGCACGGGCGAACAGGGCTGGCAACATGCCCTTGCCATGAACGAGGTACGCGACTTGAAGGCAATCACGCTGTGGGGCAGGGATATCGGCAAAGCACAAGACCTCGCAGCGCGGATTGCCGAGGCGATAGGTATTGAGACGCACGCTTGTCCGAGCGTTGCCGAGGCTTGCGCTGCAGCGGACATCATTTGCACAACCACGGCTTCACCCGAACCGGTGCTTCTCCTTGATCACGTGACCCGAGGCGTCCACATCAATGCAGTGGGCTCAAGTCGGGCTGGTCCGACAGAGATCGATCCGTGTCTCATACCCGTTTCATTGTTTGTTCCCGACCATCGCGAGGGTGTGATTGCGCAAGGCTCCGAGTATCTCGACGCCGTTGAGTTAGGGATCGCCGATGAGCGCAACATCGGGCCAGAAATCGGCGAGATTCTTGCAGGAAGGGCGACGAGCCGCACCAGCGCCGAACAGATCACGATCTACAAATCGCTCGGCTCAATCGTTCAGGATATCGCAGCGACGGAATGGCTGGCGCGATAG
- a CDS encoding alpha/beta hydrolase — translation MIRRWIVPLLVCTILIGSPTAVAAEDFVSAAFDVVTEADVTYGEGVIGASSATPQSRDLKLDLYRPASNGELLEDRPAVILAFGGAYHRGSKGTIRFEEDGASDSPMGEYCAALAAAGYVCMSIEYRLVPEDPAPPSTLGSASLYPKETLSHPAAVSRVELIRARMGLAPLDDLSREQLWNTILSSTEDLIQAIEFSRTNAKRLGLDPDRIAIGGFSAGAITAINAAYGRGVPVQGVISLSGGLIGFDLSRSAVSGMPPGLFFIGQNDLQGMQIGTRSIVAILQGADIRAESAWIPGFGHFYPMGAPSLGSDLSKTTVKRRILEFLDQIFDHVE, via the coding sequence ATGATCAGACGATGGATTGTGCCGCTGCTGGTTTGCACCATTCTGATTGGCAGTCCCACAGCGGTTGCCGCCGAAGACTTTGTTTCCGCCGCTTTCGACGTGGTGACAGAGGCCGACGTGACTTACGGCGAGGGAGTGATTGGCGCTTCAAGCGCCACGCCGCAGTCTCGTGACCTGAAACTGGACCTCTACAGGCCAGCGAGCAATGGCGAGCTTCTCGAAGATCGGCCTGCTGTGATCCTGGCTTTTGGCGGAGCCTACCATCGCGGATCAAAAGGAACCATCAGGTTCGAGGAGGACGGCGCATCGGATTCGCCCATGGGCGAATATTGTGCAGCCCTCGCAGCGGCTGGCTACGTCTGCATGTCAATCGAATATCGCCTCGTCCCCGAAGATCCTGCTCCGCCCTCGACCCTAGGTTCAGCATCCCTGTATCCCAAAGAGACGCTCTCCCATCCTGCCGCAGTCAGTCGGGTGGAGCTCATTCGAGCAAGAATGGGACTTGCCCCGCTCGACGACCTGTCTCGCGAACAACTCTGGAACACCATCCTGTCTTCGACCGAGGATCTCATACAAGCTATCGAGTTTTCTAGGACCAATGCAAAACGCCTCGGCCTGGACCCGGATCGGATTGCCATCGGCGGCTTCTCGGCTGGCGCGATCACAGCAATCAATGCTGCTTACGGCCGCGGCGTGCCCGTACAGGGTGTCATATCGCTATCGGGAGGACTGATAGGCTTTGACCTGAGCAGAAGCGCGGTGTCGGGCATGCCGCCCGGATTGTTCTTCATCGGTCAGAACGATCTTCAAGGCATGCAGATCGGGACCCGAAGCATAGTTGCAATCTTGCAAGGCGCGGATATTCGAGCCGAGAGTGCCTGGATTCCTGGCTTCGGACACTTCTACCCTATGGGTGCCCCGAGCTTGGGCTCGGACCTGAGCAAGACCACAGTCAAACGGCGCATTCTGGAGTTCCTTGATCAGATTTTTGACCATGTCGAATAG
- a CDS encoding M81 family metallopeptidase encodes MKIFIACLATESNSFSPLPTGWSGYEETGIHYGDATKHAPIAFNIALHEWRRAAEAEGHEVVESVSAMAQPAGPTVQDVYDTLSARICDDLRGAGDVDIILLKMHGAMIAEQTIDCEGDLISRLRAIAGDDVLIGGEFDPHAHLTDLMLEAADLLVFYKEYPHTDIAERAQHLFKLAVDAKSGKTRPVMRTFDCRMIGMYHTPVGPMRDIVDKQLAMEGQDGVLSLSFVHGFPWGDSPDVGSKMLAICDDDADKAARLAEEFGREIWDLREQFRIGQPGIVETLDELGDLSGGPFVLADVADNAGGGAPSDSTFILQEILRRGIKDAMLALYWDPILVQIAEDAGVGATLPVRLGGKIGPSSGDPVDLAVTVRAIGKKMSQRLGDAPMAAGTIVWLEADGIHLFVGDTRTQVFDPQPFQELGIDLAAMKLLVVKSTQHFYDLWAPLATSVHYVSTPGAMPFDVAEIPYTRLSRDVWPLADVSLMTENA; translated from the coding sequence GTGAAAATTTTCATCGCATGCCTTGCGACCGAGTCAAACAGCTTTTCCCCTCTGCCAACTGGTTGGTCCGGCTATGAAGAAACCGGCATCCACTATGGCGATGCCACAAAGCACGCTCCGATTGCATTCAATATCGCTCTTCACGAATGGCGCCGTGCGGCAGAAGCCGAGGGACACGAGGTCGTGGAAAGCGTTTCGGCCATGGCGCAGCCAGCCGGCCCAACCGTACAAGACGTCTACGACACCTTGAGCGCGCGCATCTGCGATGATCTTCGCGGCGCTGGTGATGTCGATATCATCCTCCTAAAAATGCACGGCGCGATGATTGCCGAACAGACGATCGATTGTGAAGGCGATCTGATCTCCCGGCTACGTGCGATCGCTGGTGATGATGTGCTGATCGGAGGAGAATTCGATCCCCATGCGCATCTTACGGATCTCATGCTCGAAGCCGCCGATCTGCTGGTCTTTTACAAGGAATATCCGCACACGGACATTGCAGAGCGCGCCCAGCATCTCTTCAAGCTCGCTGTAGACGCCAAGTCGGGCAAGACCAGGCCGGTTATGCGGACCTTCGATTGCAGGATGATCGGCATGTATCACACGCCCGTTGGGCCGATGCGGGACATTGTCGACAAGCAGTTGGCGATGGAAGGTCAAGATGGGGTCCTTTCGCTATCGTTTGTGCATGGCTTTCCATGGGGCGATTCCCCCGATGTTGGTTCCAAGATGCTCGCGATCTGCGATGACGATGCCGATAAGGCTGCGCGGCTCGCTGAAGAATTTGGACGCGAAATCTGGGACCTTCGCGAGCAGTTCAGGATCGGGCAGCCGGGTATCGTGGAGACGCTCGACGAGCTTGGAGACTTGTCAGGTGGCCCCTTTGTGCTGGCGGATGTGGCCGACAATGCCGGCGGAGGGGCTCCTTCCGATTCCACCTTTATTCTTCAGGAAATCCTCAGGCGGGGCATCAAGGATGCTATGCTGGCGCTCTATTGGGATCCGATCCTCGTCCAGATCGCAGAAGATGCCGGTGTCGGCGCGACGCTGCCAGTCCGCCTCGGCGGCAAGATCGGGCCAAGTTCTGGCGACCCTGTCGATCTGGCTGTGACCGTCAGAGCGATTGGAAAGAAGATGTCGCAGCGTCTCGGTGATGCCCCAATGGCGGCAGGCACGATTGTCTGGCTGGAAGCAGACGGCATACATCTGTTTGTCGGAGACACGCGGACGCAGGTTTTCGATCCGCAGCCATTTCAGGAACTGGGTATCGATCTTGCCGCGATGAAGCTTTTGGTGGTAAAATCAACGCAGCATTTCTACGATCTTTGGGCTCCTCTGGCCACTTCGGTTCACTACGTCAGCACACCAGGCGCAATGCCGTTCGACGTGGCAGAAATCCCATACACTCGGCTTTCGCGTGACGTTTGGCCGCTCGCCGATGTTAGCCTGATGACAGAAAACGCTTGA